A window from Balaenoptera musculus isolate JJ_BM4_2016_0621 chromosome 8, mBalMus1.pri.v3, whole genome shotgun sequence encodes these proteins:
- the RELT gene encoding tumor necrosis factor receptor superfamily member 19L isoform X2 — translation MKLSPPHWPLSCLLVLLPWPLATATSTTPWPCPPGEEPNLEPGQGTLCRSCPPGTFSASWGSSPCQPHSRCSPRGRLEAQVGTATRDTLCGNCQPGWFALSEVPRVPCQPCSWTPLGTRGCYERGRRARRGVEVAAGASGAGETRQPGNSTRAGSPEETAAQYAVIAIVPIFCLMGLLGILVCNLLKRKGYHCTAHKEVGPGPGGGGSGVNPAYQTEDANEDTIGVLVRLITEKKENAAALEELLKEYHSKQLAQTSHRPLPRLPPGPPSMPHVCPHHHLHTVQGLASLSGPCCSRCSQKWPEVLLSPEAAAAATPTPRLLPNPARAPKVGAKAGRQGEITILSVGRFRVARIPEQRTSSVASEVKTITEAGPSGGDLPDSPRCGLSSEQRALLGSGGSHPKWLKPPAENKAEENRYVVRLSESNLVI, via the exons CTGTTGCCCTGGCCTCTGGCCACTGCAACATCAACAACTCCTTGGCCGTGCCCACCTGGCGAGGAGCCCAACCTG GAACCAGGGCAGGGCACATTATGCAGGTCCTGCCCCCCAGGCACCTTCTCAGCTTCCTGGGGCTCTAGCCCTTGCCAGCCGCACTCCCGCTGCAGCCCTCGAGGGAGGCTGGAGGCCCAGGTGGGCACGGCAACTCGAGACACACTATGTGGAAACTGCCAGCCTGG GTGGTTTGCCCTGTCAGAGGTCCCCCGTGTTCCCTGTCAGCCGTGCTCCTGGACACCCCTGGGTACTCGCGGCTGTTACG AGCGGGGACGACGGGCCCGACGTGGCGTGGAGGTGGCAGCAGGGGCGAGCGGCGCAGGGGAGACGCGGCAGCCTGGGAACAGCACGCGGGCGGGCAGCCCTGAGGAGACGGCTGCCCAGTACGCGGTTATTGCCATTGTGCCCATCTTCTGCCTCATGGGGCTGCTAGGCATCCTGGTGTGTAACCTGCTCAAGCGGAAGGGCTACCACTGCACGGCCCACAAGGAGGTCGGGCCTGGCCCTGGAGGCGGAGGCAGCG GGGTCAACCCTGCCTACCAGACTGAGGACGCCAATGAGGACACCATTGGGGTCCTGGTGCGCCTGATCACGGAGAAGAAAG AGAATGCAGCGGCCCTGGAGGAGCTGCTGAAGGAGTATCACAGCAAACAGCTGGCGCAGACCAGCCACAGGCCTCTGCCCAG GCTGCCGCCGGGCCCACCCAGCATGCCGCACGTCTGcccacaccaccacctccacacCGTGCAGGGCCTGGCCTCACTCTCTGGCCCCTGCTGCTCCCGTTGTAGCCAGAAGTGGCCCGAGGTGCTGCTGTCCCCCGAGGCTGCAGCTGCCGCCACTCCTACTCCCAGACTCCTGCCCAACCCAGCCAGGGCGCCCAAGGTCGGGGCCAAGGCAGGACGCCAGGGCGAGATCACCATCTTGTCTGTGGGCAG GTTCCGTGTGGCCCGAATTCCTGAGCAGCGGACGAGTTCAGTGGCCTCAGAGGTGAAGACCATCACGGAGGCCGGGCCCTCAGGGGGTGATCTCCCTGACTCCCCACGATGTGGCCTCTCCAGTGAGCAGCGGGCACTGCTGGGAAGTGGTGGAAGCCACCCTAAATGGCTGAAGCCCCCAGCAGAGAACAAGGCCGAG gagaACCGCTATGTGGTCCGGCTGAGTGAGAGCAACCTGGTCATCTGA